In Anopheles cruzii chromosome X, idAnoCruzAS_RS32_06, whole genome shotgun sequence, one genomic interval encodes:
- the LOC128273673 gene encoding probable E3 ubiquitin-protein ligase makorin-1 has translation METNITMPHTDERPPTPHPDTEWVAHPNAPLKNTCQFFRLGFCRFGTECRFVHGLTSSSTDRRNTPDIVSTVITKGVAQHEQPQPSQTPSFSSSSPTRNRKATRIEETNQSTKSQPITGESTAQQKSQFDPSKWINAPVFVPRSRLLDQTAAACSGSHDHQIQPQQAVSEPVNESKDCSASTSAINCLSYASIVKSNDNHNGSELVVTADTEICNYYERHGICTLKDCRLVHGDLCELCGKYALHPSNHEQQRKHNAECIKQHELDMEHSFAVQRSRDKTCGICLEVIFEKPVREQRFGILPNCNHIFCLACIRTWRKASNFENKIKRACPTCRTSSDFVCPSIVWVEAGDEKDRLIGDYKKACKWTDCKHFRMGTAKCPFGNRCFYRHALPDGNLVDVGAPSRQHDRNSGQRRRRTHHLELQDFFAQILQQRGMLLDEFVTYLLSDEEDSDVSDLFDFEV, from the exons ATGGAAACAAATATCACAATGCCGCACACTGATGAGCGTCCACCCACACCGCATCCTGATACGGAATGGGTTGCGCATCCGAACGCACCATTGAAAAACACATGCCAATTCTTTCGGCTAGGGTTCTGTCGCTTCGGAACCGAGTGTCGCTTTGTCCATGGACTCACCTCCTCTAGTACGGACCGACGAAACACACCAGATATCGTGTCAACGGTAATAACAAAAGGCGTAGCCCAGCACGAACAGCCACAACCATCACAGACGCCATCGttttcatcgtcatcaccgaCTAGGAATCGTAAAGCAACCAGAATAGaggaaacaaatcaaagcACCAAGTCGCAGCCTATTACAGGAGAGAGCACTGCACAACAAAAATCACAGTTTGATCCGTCGAAGTGGATTAACGCGCCCGTCTTTGTGCCGCGCTCTCGTTTGCTTGATCAGACAGCAGCCGCATGTAGCGGATCCCATGACCATCAGATACAACCACAACAAGCAGTCAGTGAGCCAGTAAACGAATCTAAGGACTGCAGTGCAAGCACTAGCGCCATCAACTGTTTGTCATATGCCAGCATCGTAAAATCAAACGACAACCACAATGGGTCTGAACTTGTTGTGACAGCCGATACTGAGATATGCAACTACTACGAGCGCCACGGGATCTGCACACTCAAGGATTGTCGCCTGGTACACGGGGACCTTTGTGAACTTTGTGGCAAGTACGCTCTGCATCCCTCTAATCACGAGCAGCAACGAAAGCATAACGCCGAGTGCATCAAGCAACACGAGCTGGACATGGAGCATTCATTCGCGGTGCAGCGTTCGCGCGACAAAACTTGCGGTATATGCCTCGAAGTGATCTTTGAGAAACCAGTTCGCGAGCAGCGGTTTGGTATTCTTCCGAACTGCAACCACATCTTTTGTCTCGCGTGTATTCGTACCTGGCGCAAGGCATCAAActtcgaaaacaaaatcaaacg CGCCTGTCCAACGTGTCGTACATCTTCGGACTTCGTGTGCCCTAGCATCGTATGGGTTGAGGCGGGAGACGAAAAAGACCGGCTTATCGGTGACTACAAAAAGGCTTGCAAATGGACCGACTGTAAGCATTTCCGCATGGGCACGGCGAAATGTCCATTCGGAAACCGTTGTTTCTATCGCCACGCTTTACCAGATGGAAATCTGGTTGACGTGGGGGCACCTTCTCGCCAGCACGATCGCAACAGTGGCCAAAGACGTCGCCGGACCCATCACTTGGAGCTTCAG GATTTTTTTGCGCAAATACTCCAACAGCGCGGCATGTTACTGGATGAATTTGTAACCTATCTGCTTTCGGATGAAGAAGACTCGGATGTGTCCGATCTGTTTGATTTCGAGGTTTAA